Proteins encoded by one window of Nocardia goodfellowii:
- a CDS encoding nitric oxide reductase activation protein NorD — protein MNAAEPSGPERFRLLATCLAGRSVDVAEAGPGEAAHTNGQVVFVSAGRPIAEQRREMLVQSALLGAGSLDQQWVKPLRGRPAIARRYLALEGRRVLAGLAPRIPLAATLLAEAGPGPSSTEEALETARGRAKVTDPPEWFGVLRPSRLLAPVAGPGSRATAQELRLEFDLLDVPEDENDGDDEQSGESKILKLFENPLFSSQALLDQLRKRLGSSRSAGDGTAGAEAQTRSVRRARMVGPEARPLPTHIRFTDDGKPGAAVGVGGALHPEWDVHNNRYRPEWCRVVDFPLTIDADITAAGIPHDDVLRRRLARVGLGPKVLRGRPDGDDLDIEALIALYIDLRSGFSPPENVYLEHRKLARNLGVLILLDASGSATDTDPDGHTVHDHQRRAAATLALTLEELGDRVAVYAFRSQGRNAVHLPAIKTFDQRFGAIGRARLNQLQPSDYTRLGAGIRGAGEILKSEAGTQNRLLLVLSDGIPYDDGYEGRYAEADAHKALEELRMDGVACLCLSIGSTTATAELERVFGSAGYAGAPTLSDLSPRMDELFLSSLRELSAPRP, from the coding sequence GCTCATACGAACGGGCAGGTGGTCTTCGTCTCGGCGGGCCGGCCGATCGCCGAGCAGCGCCGCGAAATGCTGGTCCAGAGCGCTCTACTCGGTGCGGGCAGTCTGGATCAGCAGTGGGTCAAGCCGCTGCGGGGCCGTCCCGCGATCGCCCGGCGGTACTTGGCGCTGGAAGGACGCCGCGTACTCGCCGGGCTCGCCCCGCGGATTCCGCTCGCGGCCACGCTGCTCGCCGAAGCCGGGCCGGGCCCGTCGAGCACCGAGGAAGCACTCGAAACAGCAAGGGGCCGAGCGAAAGTCACCGACCCGCCCGAGTGGTTCGGCGTCCTCAGGCCCTCCCGGTTGCTGGCGCCGGTCGCCGGCCCCGGGTCCCGGGCCACCGCCCAGGAGTTGCGACTCGAATTCGATCTACTCGATGTGCCCGAGGACGAAAACGACGGCGACGACGAGCAATCCGGGGAAAGCAAGATCCTCAAACTGTTCGAGAACCCGCTGTTCAGTTCGCAGGCCCTGCTGGACCAACTCCGCAAACGGCTCGGCAGTTCGCGGTCGGCCGGAGACGGCACGGCCGGCGCCGAAGCGCAGACGCGCTCGGTCCGGCGGGCCCGGATGGTCGGGCCGGAGGCACGTCCGCTCCCCACGCACATCCGGTTCACCGATGACGGTAAACCCGGCGCCGCCGTGGGGGTGGGCGGTGCGCTGCATCCGGAGTGGGATGTGCACAACAACCGATATCGGCCGGAGTGGTGCCGCGTCGTCGACTTTCCGCTCACGATCGATGCCGACATCACCGCCGCCGGTATTCCGCATGACGATGTGCTGCGCCGCCGCCTGGCCCGGGTCGGCTTGGGCCCCAAGGTTTTACGTGGCCGTCCCGACGGCGACGATCTCGATATCGAGGCCCTGATCGCGCTGTACATCGATCTGCGGTCCGGGTTCTCACCACCGGAGAACGTCTATCTGGAACATCGCAAACTCGCGCGAAATCTCGGCGTGCTCATCCTGCTCGACGCCTCCGGTTCGGCCACCGATACCGATCCGGACGGCCACACCGTCCACGATCACCAGCGGCGCGCGGCCGCGACCCTGGCGCTCACGCTCGAGGAACTCGGCGACCGCGTCGCCGTCTACGCGTTCCGGTCGCAGGGTCGCAACGCGGTCCACCTACCCGCGATCAAGACCTTCGACCAGCGTTTCGGCGCTATCGGGCGCGCCCGGCTCAACCAATTGCAACCGTCGGACTACACCCGCCTGGGCGCCGGCATCCGCGGCGCGGGCGAGATCCTGAAATCCGAGGCCGGCACTCAGAACCGGCTGCTGCTGGTCCTTTCCGACGGAATACCCTACGACGACGGTTACGAAGGACGATATGCCGAAGCCGACGCGCACAAGGCCCTCGAGGAACTTCGCATGGACGGCGTTGCCTGCCTTTGCCTTTCCATCGGTTCGACCACCGCCACCGCCGAACTCGAGCGGGTCTTCGGCTCCGCCGGCTATGCCGGGGCCCCGACCTTGTCCGACCTGAGTCCGCGGATGGACGAGTTGTTCCTGTCCTCCCTGCGCGAACTCAGCGCGCCACGGCCCTGA